Proteins co-encoded in one Pseudomonas fluorescens genomic window:
- a CDS encoding LysR substrate-binding domain-containing protein — translation MNRNELRKADINLMVVFETLMLERNVTRAAEKLFLGQPTISSALNRLRTMLNDPLFIRVGHRMEPTARAEDIYRHLKPALDSLSVALSLTRDFDPAVSTMTFRIGLSDDVEFGLLPPLLRVLRQEAPNVAFVVQHVDYWRIPDLLAAGDITVGISQTRGLPANAKRKLLRHIQPSILRADKSDTPLTLDEYCARPHVLVSHTANVSGYADEWLADLGRTRQVVLSVPQYSALPALLAGTDLIASLPDYTAEAMAASGLLFKEAFPFKTPTLDLSMVWLSHVDSDPAERWLRSRLEQFMSERPVMASLA, via the coding sequence ATGAACCGCAATGAACTTCGCAAGGCCGACATCAACCTGATGGTGGTGTTCGAGACCTTGATGCTCGAACGCAACGTGACACGAGCGGCGGAAAAGCTGTTTCTCGGCCAGCCGACCATCAGCTCGGCGCTCAATCGCTTGCGCACCATGCTCAACGATCCACTGTTCATTCGCGTCGGTCATCGCATGGAGCCGACGGCTCGCGCCGAAGACATCTATCGCCATCTCAAGCCTGCCCTGGACTCGCTGTCGGTGGCGCTGAGCCTGACCCGTGATTTCGACCCGGCCGTCAGCACCATGACGTTTCGCATCGGCCTGTCGGACGACGTCGAATTCGGTCTGTTGCCACCATTGCTGCGTGTCTTGCGCCAGGAAGCACCGAACGTGGCATTCGTGGTGCAGCATGTCGATTACTGGCGCATTCCCGATCTGCTGGCGGCTGGCGACATCACCGTCGGTATCAGCCAGACCCGTGGCCTGCCGGCCAATGCCAAGCGCAAACTGCTGCGGCATATCCAGCCGAGCATCCTGCGCGCCGACAAGTCCGACACCCCGCTGACCCTCGACGAATATTGCGCACGGCCCCATGTGCTGGTTTCCCACACGGCCAATGTCAGCGGTTACGCCGATGAGTGGCTGGCGGACCTCGGTCGAACCCGTCAGGTGGTGTTGTCGGTACCGCAATACAGCGCGCTGCCGGCGCTGCTGGCGGGCACCGACCTGATCGCCAGCCTGCCGGACTACACCGCCGAGGCGATGGCCGCCTCGGGGCTGCTGTTCAAGGAAGCGTTCCCGTTCAAGACCCCGACGCTCGACCTGTCGATGGTCTGGCTCAGCCATGTCGACAGCGATCCGGCCGAGCGCTGGCTGCGTTCGCGGCTGGAGCAGTTCATGAGCGAGCGGCCGGTGATGGCGTCGTTGGCGTGA
- a CDS encoding 5-carboxymethyl-2-hydroxymuconate Delta-isomerase: MPHLHMEYTANLPQLNADVALIRLNNTLVGSGQFAAEFDIKSRALKVETFKVGTAMSERAFVSVRLALLSGRSPEIKKQLSQNLLAVLQDLCEWPAGVEVQLSVELLDIDRESYSKVAIGV; encoded by the coding sequence ATGCCACATCTGCACATGGAATACACCGCCAACCTGCCGCAACTGAACGCCGACGTGGCGTTGATCCGGCTCAACAATACCCTGGTGGGTTCCGGTCAGTTTGCGGCCGAGTTCGATATCAAGAGCCGTGCGCTCAAGGTGGAAACCTTCAAGGTCGGCACCGCCATGAGCGAGCGGGCCTTTGTTTCAGTGAGGCTGGCGCTGCTCAGCGGCCGATCCCCGGAGATCAAGAAACAACTCTCGCAAAACCTGTTGGCGGTGTTGCAGGACCTGTGCGAATGGCCGGCGGGCGTCGAAGTGCAGTTGAGTGTGGAACTGCTTGATATCGACCGCGAGTCCTACAGTAAAGTCGCCATCGGCGTGTAA
- a CDS encoding LysR family transcriptional regulator, with protein MLNSNLLRKLDMQDLMVFVAVYEQSSVTDVSEALFVSQSTVSYCLKKLRTSFEDELFVNTRTGMRPTYKASSMYGHVQKILESINLCHAGAPTFDPTAQPVTFNICAPEYFEQLILPRMLKRFDFDDLPVMVNMHKFETDVPAQELRDGSLDLVICFGPHFHRSHTDLKSRMLLEDDLVCVFDKRATPLEPRLSLQAFTERRHVFPTPWTSTTNMVDGWLARQAQKRQIVARSNSYSAALKMITGTDFILTLPRRIQRLLTNDAVFNHCEAPNGLPGFTLDMQWSHNVDQDSANLWLREQVIKTCAELEAA; from the coding sequence ATGCTGAACAGTAACTTGCTTAGAAAGCTCGACATGCAGGATCTCATGGTGTTTGTCGCCGTGTATGAGCAAAGCAGCGTCACCGATGTGTCGGAGGCGCTGTTCGTCAGTCAGTCCACCGTCAGTTACTGCCTGAAGAAACTGCGCACCAGTTTTGAAGACGAGTTGTTCGTCAATACCCGCACGGGCATGCGCCCGACCTACAAGGCCAGCAGCATGTATGGCCATGTGCAGAAAATCCTCGAAAGCATCAACCTGTGCCACGCCGGCGCCCCGACCTTCGACCCGACGGCGCAGCCGGTGACCTTCAACATCTGCGCCCCGGAATACTTCGAGCAACTGATCCTGCCGCGCATGCTGAAGCGTTTCGACTTCGACGATCTGCCGGTGATGGTCAACATGCACAAGTTCGAGACCGACGTGCCGGCGCAGGAGCTGCGAGACGGGAGCCTCGATCTGGTGATCTGTTTCGGCCCGCACTTTCACCGCAGCCATACCGACCTGAAATCCCGGATGTTGCTGGAAGATGATCTGGTCTGCGTCTTCGATAAACGTGCGACGCCGCTGGAACCGCGCCTCAGCCTGCAAGCCTTCACCGAGCGCCGGCATGTGTTCCCCACGCCCTGGACCTCGACCACCAACATGGTCGATGGCTGGCTCGCGCGGCAGGCACAGAAGCGCCAGATCGTCGCGCGTTCCAACAGCTACAGCGCAGCGTTGAAGATGATCACCGGCACCGATTTCATCCTCACCCTGCCCCGGCGGATCCAGCGTTTGCTGACCAACGACGCGGTGTTCAATCACTGCGAGGCACCCAACGGCCTGCCGGGTTTCACCCTCGACATGCAGTGGAGCCACAACGTCGATCAGGACAGCGCCAACCTCTGGCTGCGCGAGCAGGTCATCAAGACCTGCGCGGAGCTGGAGGCGGCCTGA
- a CDS encoding GtrA family protein: MTPAEKDALVRRGLRFAVTGLFVTALHALVAMSFINYVSPDPPLANGVAFVVATVVSYVINTTWSFSARLHGKTLLRFLLVSAGGFFLAMFVAWAAQMAGLHYLLGIAAVALTIPAFTFVLHNFWTYR; this comes from the coding sequence GTGACGCCCGCCGAGAAAGACGCACTTGTCAGGCGCGGCCTGCGCTTTGCCGTGACGGGACTGTTCGTCACCGCGTTGCATGCGTTGGTGGCGATGTCGTTCATCAATTATGTGAGCCCTGATCCTCCACTGGCCAACGGTGTGGCGTTTGTCGTCGCGACCGTGGTGTCCTATGTGATCAACACGACCTGGAGCTTTTCAGCCCGCTTGCACGGCAAGACGCTGCTGCGATTCCTGCTGGTTTCGGCGGGAGGCTTTTTCCTGGCGATGTTTGTCGCCTGGGCCGCACAGATGGCAGGGCTGCATTACCTGCTGGGCATCGCGGCGGTCGCGCTGACCATTCCGGCATTCACGTTCGTGTTACACAATTTCTGGACCTATCGATGA
- a CDS encoding DUF6311 domain-containing protein, whose translation MKDLRRHPALSLLPLLMGTLVFFLAIGPQALNPQNIAWLEQGDPATHYLGWEFFRRSPWTFPLGLNPFYGLELSNSIIFSDSNPLLALLFKPFSAWLPDTFQYFGLWLLVCCVLQAWFGWKLLGLMTGNPLIRLLGAGLLVFSPPMFLRMGGHLSLAGHFLILAALYLALVPDQRRRRWAWGALLAVTSWVHAYLLAMVALIWLADLLGKTFSRQLTRRQGLVEGGLLFALVSVCCWQAGYFSIADGAVSGGFGLYRMNVLSPVDPAGWSWILPNLPKREGDFEGFNYMGLGVLLLVPLALIAWHGNRQPLREALRARPWLLTALFGLWLFALSNQIGIGSITVGYPLPEVILRLANVFRASGRMFWPVLYALMLGLIFLVVRGYRPRVVIFLLATALLVQVADTCSGWLGVRQGKMVAPSATWNSPMRDPFWASAAGHYTNVRSLMPQNQNDRWQMIAEFAAVHGMNTDAVYLARVSSSALALAQQKARRMLDSGQYEADSLYILSDDVLADAAKGINSETDLLTRVDGLIVLAPGWKRCTRCLPMKDEGQQISVIPLSGPGQTLTFNYRNRQLANGWSTPESWGTWTEGQQAKIEMRVLPQARSIVLDALAFVQPQHPAQRVIVKLNGEQVLTTSLTRFHGNHLEIPISAALSRSLASDDRLTIELQLPDAISPRQLGINDDSRVMGLGLKSLTVQ comes from the coding sequence ATGAAGGATTTGCGCAGGCACCCGGCACTCTCCTTACTGCCGTTGTTAATGGGGACGCTGGTGTTTTTCCTGGCGATCGGGCCGCAAGCGCTGAATCCGCAAAACATTGCCTGGCTGGAACAGGGTGATCCGGCGACGCATTATCTGGGTTGGGAATTCTTCCGGCGTTCGCCCTGGACATTTCCACTCGGCCTCAATCCGTTCTACGGTCTGGAACTGAGCAATTCGATCATCTTTTCCGACTCCAACCCCCTGTTGGCGCTGTTGTTCAAACCCTTCAGCGCGTGGTTGCCGGACACCTTCCAATATTTCGGGTTGTGGCTACTGGTGTGTTGTGTCCTGCAGGCCTGGTTTGGCTGGAAACTGCTCGGGCTGATGACCGGCAATCCCTTGATTCGCCTGCTGGGAGCCGGGCTGCTGGTGTTCTCGCCGCCGATGTTTCTGCGTATGGGCGGGCACCTTTCCCTGGCCGGGCATTTCCTGATTCTGGCAGCGTTGTATCTGGCGCTGGTGCCGGACCAGCGTCGACGGCGCTGGGCCTGGGGGGCTTTGCTGGCGGTGACCTCATGGGTGCACGCCTACTTGCTGGCCATGGTGGCCCTGATCTGGCTGGCGGACCTGCTGGGCAAGACATTCAGCCGGCAATTGACCCGGCGTCAGGGGCTGGTCGAAGGCGGATTGCTGTTTGCGCTGGTGAGTGTGTGCTGCTGGCAGGCGGGTTATTTCAGCATTGCCGACGGTGCGGTCTCGGGCGGTTTCGGTTTGTACCGGATGAATGTGCTGTCTCCGGTCGATCCGGCGGGCTGGTCGTGGATCCTGCCCAATCTGCCAAAACGCGAGGGCGACTTTGAAGGTTTCAACTACATGGGGCTGGGCGTTCTCTTGCTGGTGCCGCTGGCGCTGATTGCCTGGCATGGCAATCGGCAACCCTTGAGGGAGGCGTTGCGCGCCCGTCCTTGGCTGTTGACGGCCCTGTTCGGCCTGTGGCTTTTCGCGCTGTCGAATCAGATCGGTATCGGCTCAATCACCGTCGGCTATCCACTGCCGGAGGTAATCCTCAGGCTGGCCAACGTCTTCCGTGCGTCGGGGCGGATGTTCTGGCCGGTGCTGTATGCCCTCATGTTGGGCCTGATTTTTCTGGTGGTGCGCGGTTATCGACCGCGCGTTGTCATTTTTCTGCTCGCTACAGCGCTGCTGGTCCAGGTTGCCGATACCTGCAGTGGCTGGCTTGGCGTGAGACAGGGGAAAATGGTCGCGCCATCGGCAACCTGGAACAGCCCGATGCGCGATCCTTTCTGGGCAAGCGCTGCCGGGCATTACACGAATGTTCGCAGTCTGATGCCGCAGAATCAGAACGATCGCTGGCAGATGATTGCCGAGTTTGCCGCGGTTCACGGCATGAACACCGATGCCGTCTACCTGGCGCGCGTGAGTTCTTCGGCGCTGGCGCTGGCACAGCAGAAAGCGCGGCGCATGCTCGACTCGGGTCAATACGAGGCAGATTCGTTGTACATCCTCAGCGACGATGTCCTGGCGGATGCCGCCAAAGGCATCAACAGTGAAACCGATCTGCTGACCCGGGTGGACGGTCTCATCGTGCTCGCTCCGGGGTGGAAGCGCTGTACCCGATGTCTGCCCATGAAGGATGAGGGACAGCAAATATCCGTGATTCCCCTCTCGGGGCCAGGGCAAACGCTGACGTTCAACTACCGAAACCGACAACTGGCCAACGGCTGGTCGACACCGGAAAGCTGGGGCACGTGGACGGAGGGGCAACAGGCGAAAATCGAAATGCGGGTGTTGCCGCAGGCGCGTTCAATCGTGCTTGACGCATTGGCCTTCGTTCAGCCACAGCATCCCGCCCAGCGAGTGATCGTGAAGCTCAATGGCGAGCAGGTGCTGACCACAAGTCTGACCCGGTTCCATGGCAATCACCTGGAAATTCCAATCAGCGCCGCGCTCAGTCGCAGCCTTGCGAGCGATGACCGGCTCACTATCGAACTGCAATTGCCGGATGCCATCAGCCCTCGGCAATTGGGGATCAACGATGATTCGCGGGTCATGGGCCTGGGGCTGAAGTCCCTGACGGTGCAATGA
- a CDS encoding class I SAM-dependent methyltransferase gives MDLKETDILGDNIGEHWYYCSKAAATRRMLGEAPIKRILDVGAGSGFFSHHLLTHTAAREAWCVDISYPADFSATTAGKPVHYRRAIDSVDADLVLLMDVLEHVDDDLGLLKSYVDKVPSGSRFLMTVPAFRFLWSGHDDFLEHKRRYTLGQFEALTEKAGLTVERGAYYFGAVFPMAVASRLIPGSSTPRSQLKKHHPLVNALLKTLCRLELPLMNLNRVAGLSVFVLARKS, from the coding sequence ATGGATCTCAAGGAAACCGACATCCTCGGCGACAACATCGGCGAGCATTGGTATTACTGCTCGAAGGCGGCGGCGACGCGCCGAATGCTGGGGGAGGCACCGATCAAGCGCATTCTCGATGTCGGTGCCGGCTCAGGGTTCTTTTCTCATCATTTGCTGACGCACACGGCTGCCCGCGAAGCCTGGTGCGTGGACATCAGCTACCCGGCCGATTTCAGCGCCACCACCGCCGGCAAACCGGTGCATTACCGGCGTGCGATCGACAGCGTGGACGCCGATCTGGTGTTGCTGATGGATGTGCTGGAGCACGTTGATGATGACCTCGGATTGCTCAAGTCCTACGTCGACAAAGTGCCGTCCGGCAGCCGGTTCCTGATGACGGTGCCGGCGTTCCGGTTCCTGTGGAGCGGGCACGATGATTTTCTTGAGCACAAACGTCGTTATACCCTCGGGCAGTTCGAAGCCTTGACCGAAAAGGCTGGGTTGACGGTCGAGCGGGGCGCCTACTACTTCGGCGCGGTGTTCCCGATGGCTGTTGCTTCGCGCCTGATTCCCGGCAGTTCGACACCCCGTTCGCAACTGAAAAAACATCACCCGCTGGTTAATGCGCTGCTGAAGACCCTGTGCCGCCTCGAGCTGCCCTTGATGAACCTGAACCGTGTGGCCGGTCTGAGTGTATTTGTGCTGGCGCGCAAATCGTGA